Part of the Vigna angularis cultivar LongXiaoDou No.4 chromosome 1, ASM1680809v1, whole genome shotgun sequence genome, ACAGGCCCcactaaaatttcaattttactaGAGAAACTTATATTACAatcatgaaaaaattattagaaaaagatGCTTATAAACTAGAATTTCAATTCAAATGGATGAAACTATGAAGGAATTGAATATCTAAACCATCCTTCCGGCCTTGTTTATATATGTCTTGTCAATGAACGTGGTATTTCTCAATTTGTACTGAAAATTTTCAGGCCATAAGAGTTTGACTGTTTACCCTGCATATTTTTCAGCTCCCATTTCTGTTGGGTGTCCCAATCCTAGAAAAGCTAGCTGCTCCCATAGCTCCTTTTTTTGTTGGTCAAACAGGTAGTCAGTTGTTCCTTACTGATGGTAAACCTGACAAACCACCTCTTCTATTGAGAATGGCTTCTGATTGTGATGATGGAAAGTTTCTGTAAGTAAAGGAATCTATTTGTACTACTTTATATTCCGCTTTTTCAATTAAGTAATCtaatactaaattttatatttatgtaggTCTGCACTTGGAACATTTAGATGTCGCATCATTTATGCTAATGTTTCATATGATCGTATCCTCTCAGTATGTTTTTTCTGTTTTACTACCTTCTGGGCATATCAATAATTCATGGTTCATTTCTTCCCATTTTTGTAATTTCTTCAACTTTATATAGATATGGTAGGGTGGCGCACTTCCTCTATAAGGAGGGAAACTGAGCTCAGTAAGGTGAATATTGATGATTTATCCTTTTGGGTTATCTTATTTTGTTGGTTATTGATCTCTTAACATATGcaattttaaagattaataatttatacttagATTACGACTAAATTAGAATCTTGTTGGATGCTTAGAATTATACTTAACATCCTAAATGTGTTTATGTCTGGCATCTATAATCTGTTTTCCTGTCTCAACTCTTAGATTTATGACTTaaatgtaatttataatttcaattcTACAATTGCTAATGCTAATAggataaaattttgtttatgtcgaaataaataagtaatgaaaataatagaacTATAGACGTATAAAagagatttattattatttgagtaCTTGGTGAACTAGAACTGTTAGATCAAATTTCCTTTCTCCTCTCCTatcaataataacaacaacaaaacttaataataataataaataataataataataataaataataataataataataataacaacgtATTAGATTTCAACAGAAAAATGGTTTAAAAGTGCGGCGAAGTTCAATTGGCCAATTGtggaaaaacatataaatttataaaattcgACTCCAACAGTTAAGTATCCCATCAAAattgactttttttaaaaaaatttctaattgtttgaaaaatacTTGTGTACTACTGAACTTCACTTGAAGAGCGTGCCATGTTTGACTATTGATTGAGATATTCAGTTCTTCACATTTTCAATTATCGGGGTGGTTATATATACTTTGCAGTGTATTAACTCAGATAATTGTTGGTTTAATTTATACTAACCCttcataatttcttaattagGAATTCCAATTGAGTCACAGCCTGTCAACTACGAAATCGTGAAAGAAAAAGGGGATGTGGCACTGGCTCTTAGTGATCTGTGTTAGTTAATCCCTCTGAAacgaataaaattaaattaaatggatCAATATACGGCAGCTAAAATGTTGCAAGGGATGTTAATTCTGGCATCCTAGTTTAGTGTTAGCTTCTGTGTTGCAAATGTGGAAAAGAAACTATAGATGTTGAGTAAAGGAAAAAATGCtgtaacattaattttttagtgCGGGTCCTATTCTGAAAGTTGAAGGAGTGAttgtttaatatatgaaaacggAAACGCCTGGATTGTGAAAATAATGTGAATATCTTTCTGTGGTActaacattttcttttgtattggCAGCCTCCTCGTCAATCTTTAGATGGATACAAGCACGTAGTTGATGTGGAATATTGTCCCCCAGTTCCTTCTGATGGCTCTAAATTTTCTCCAAAAGCAGTGCAAGCAAAGGAGGCTGCACAAAATGCTCCCAATACACAGAGTACTGTAGCATATCATGAAATTGTAGAAGGTGATAATTTTTTTCCCAAAATAACTGAATATGTATCAATTATCTTCAGCTATTGATATTCCTCTAAAGCCACTAATCTTTTTAACAGAGGAGATGATTCGGGGATTGCAGCTGTTGGGATGGAAAAAAGTTGATGTCAGCTTTCACTCGGCATTCTGGCCTTTATTTGCTCATAACAACATTCATGTACTGCATCCCTTTAATATGTCCGATGATGATGATATCATTGATACAAAGTTCGTAACACGAGTGGTTGTTTGATTTCAGGTGAAAAACGAATGGCTTCACAATGCTGGTGTAGGAGTAATTGCTCATGTGGCTGACAGCTTAAAACAGCAAGAAGCATCATCAGTATTGTCTGCTAGCTTGTGACTGCTGTACGTAATCTCAGTTTTCCTGGGACACGTCTAACTTCACAATACTAGCTGGAAAAAATTCTTACTATAGTAGTTAGTCATCaacataattacaattttttttacgcATATTTCATATAAAGATACTGTAGTTGTTAACAGGATTATCGTGCAACTTAATAGAAAAATACATTACCATACCAATGGAAAATAGTTTGTGTAGCGAGGGTTATTATTAcacatttgaaaatttgagtttcTACTTATTGGAAAATAATCTACACTAATTTTTGTCTGTTATATGTTACAAAATCTTGAAAATTTGAGTTTCTACTTATTGTAATAAGTTAAAATCTTggctttatattaaaaaagtgtTTTGGTCTAAGAGGGAATGGATGAGTGGGAATAAGGGTTTCCGAGTAGAAATTGGATGTGATATTTTTAACTTGAACTGATCCAAACAAGTCGGATTATGTGGTAtcttatttaaaacaataatagtgAATTTGACAGAAACTAACACCCAGTCTTTCGTTACAGTCTCAACTTTCTAGTACGTTGTTTGAGGCTGTGTTGTTTGATCAAATGACTCTGCCGAAGTGACAACAATATGTGGTATTTTTATATGGTGCTTGATAATGTTGAGAATCACTTTCAATTAGAGACTAGTTTCTATGcggaaaattataataaattaataatataaagcacaatgtttaatatttgtccatttcattctcaaaaATGCTTTCAAATTTGGATAGcaactaactttttttttatttctaattttttgttattagcATATGTTTAATGTTCTTGTTGTCTGACCTCTCGGTGTTAGTTGGAACCTTGTCGAAGTAGCAGCATGACAAAGTTACTGACAAAGTCCACACAGTTCCTAACTGTattttgaatgattaaaaaaattgtctttattGAAAAGTTCatcaaatcatatttaaaattgtataactatatgaaacaaaagaaaatataaaaaataagtcaTATCTCATTATCTCACTTAGTGTACTTACATGACATTAGAAACTTTAAGGATTCTAACAACGAGCAAGACAACATCAACAACTAATTAcattaagtattaaaatataagaacgaAAAGGACATAGAATAGTATTGACAGAAATGCATAGAAACACGAACTagaattgaaataaaacaaaaataaagacgGAGGACACAAATTAAGATAGGTGTGACTTAAAAGATGGAATTAACACAACATAATGAGTTGTTTTGTTATATAGATATAGtttaataactttttctttctccttctatATAAACTTTTGTATCATTTTTATATGATGGATATTGAAGAAAATACATACATCATTTATGTTGTGATTGTTTAGATGATTTAGTGTAGTGGAGGAAAGAAAAAGGTGTCAAAGTTGTTTCGATGAAATGATTTGCATAGATAGATTTGAGGGATTGagcacaatcaaatatgcatccgaaAAACATTACAGATAAtatgaaccgaaattttatcaatcttatccataaactctaacgtacatgttatagaaaattatgaaaaatatttttttcaaacggtccaatcggacaattcaaaatttaatacaaacgattaaaaaattaatcctTTGTGTTAAaattcaaacgggaactaagtttcaccTAATGACAATCACATGCATACCCAAAAgtcaataacatgcatacacaaaaaaCTTTTCAATAAGAAAGCTAACCTTCTTAATAGATTAAAAACGCAatggagggaaatggaggaATGCACCGTTGAAATACGTAAGAAATCGTCGCCCAAAAACGCTCAAAATTGTCGCCCAAGAACACGtgcaaaactgcaccaaaacgcaaCAAAAACgtattttaatcggttcaaatggaagataattcataaaagagtaatgtaatcagagtaaaactaattttaaacggtgcaaaagagagaaaacgaatCTCAAAAGCGTAGGTCATGGAGAGAATAcgcgaggaagacgatgaacaatGAATGTGCATAACTGTTGTCTCGCGTTCACGGGTTGATAATAGCATATCTTTAGACGTCAATCCACATCCTAGCCAACATCTAAATGCCTTTACACGTCGGTCCCCTCCCTAGCGGACGTGTAAGgggtttaaaatattaattatggcGGACTCATTTGTCGTTCGGGTTGGGGGGGACTGACGTCTAAGGCTTATTTAGACGTCGGGGTTGACCCACGGATGTCTAAGGGCAATGGAACAATCACTTTTGCAGGTTATTTCGcgtccgacgtctaaataggaCTTTAAACACTAGGGTGGCAGGATTGAACATTTAAAtgaagtcaaaaagtgacttttgaAACCAATTTGGCATCCAATGTTAGGACCGACgtctaaatattattttttcttgcgtatttagacgtcggggccTCCATAGTCGACATATAAATAGTTATCTTATTTACGAAAATACCatcaatcattttttatattggaTATTTGGTGGTCAAACATCTAAGTTGTGACATTAAAGGTCTTTTCTGCACAGTAAAATATGCATGCCCTCgtgttactattttaatttattttatctgtctttctattccttttatttttaaaatactttgtTGCTTACAAATTTTGAGATGACATTAATCCTTATTAAATTAATAGCATGAtatagaaaagataaataatattctTGCTCGACAATCCACATTTGAGAAATGTAAACACTGTTAACTTCCAAAGTTTGAAGTCAGATGAGAATAGTTTTATGGTGATCCCTGCTGTCTTATGACGGTTTTAGAAgaagttgaaaaaaatattcttgTATGGAAACTATAAGATAGAATAAGATTATGAATGTTGTCTCCACCTTCAATAAATAattcagaaaaaataatattaatttaaatcattataaaactGGTCTTGTCTTCTTGTCAAGCCAAAAAGTAATCTCAGTAATTTATCATcttcattaaatattaattagatgtctaattaattttgaaactaTGTTTGAAAACCAAAAAGGATAATCCAACATAATATTATGTTGTTCAAAACAATATTGCTAGTGCCTAACAAAGCCaaatcacacaaaagtcatTCTAGAAGTGTACACACGCATTGGTTCGAGTTAAATTTGACCatactaattattatataaatcaaaatacTTCAATGTGTGCTGAGTTGGATTTGTGCACTTTGTATATATTTTCGAGTGGATCGCGATATTctaacaacaaaattttaatattttttttataacgtTACGTGTCATGAATTCATTGGCTtgtatctattttattttttgttttaagaaatgatgttaaaattgaGGAGGGTTTCAGAATTTCGGAATTCCAAATATGTCCCTTGTCCTATTTCATTAGAAAGCAATGTTCTCTACGTTCTTGTTCTCGTTCTCATTCTCCCTCTTTGTTGTCGCTCTCGATCTTGGTTGTCGTTCTTCTTATACGTTTTCGTTGCATCTCTTCGTTTTGCTCAACATCGTCCTCTTTGTTGAGGGTTTGTGCGAAATGATAAGTTCCGGTAACCATGGTCCTTCGAACAAGGTAAATGCGTTATTCCTCCTTTTTCGTCATTGCGTTTTTGGTTTGGCTTTTGGGTTTTCCCTTTTGTgctaaaatttttgttgttttcgtTTTAGGGATTTGCCCTTTTGCTTATTTTGTTTGTCGTTGATGCAGAGAAAGTTTTATGCGTGCTTTAGACGAGCAAGACAATCTAATTGCAGAACTTAAACGGAGGGTTGTTGTCCTAGAGGCAGAGTTGGCTGAAGAGAAAgctagaaaaacaaataaagatgaTGGTGGACAGAGTGTGCCTCGTGCAGAACCCTTCATGAACAATGAATTTGTTTCCCCAGGAGGCGTGTCCACCAATCCACCTCCTATGAAGACGTATGTAGGGTCGgatcacgaaggcgttacaagaGTAGAACGCTTAGGACTCCTGGAGATggattgtttaaaataaaaaatgagtgatataTTGATTGGTTAAAAGAATGTAATACAACATTGTAAATAGATGAACAAATTGTGTAATGTAACCTATTTTGTtcaatgatataaaatatgcatCTTTGCTTGTGTTacttattattaatgttaattgaattcattttttattgtcattgtgAAATGAGCTTTTATTTGGAATGTGAATGAATAAAGTGGCCATTTTGATTGAGTATTCATGTATGTGATGGATGAATGAAACAATACTTGTGAGTACAGCGTGGGAAGTCATGTTTTGGCaacccatgatggaggaaaggaacaatgtttatgagatgagcaacttgggtgaagTCCACAAACTTTTGAACCAAAAAATTGACTTGTAATAGTTTACAGGttcctggtaaacgattacacgacaaaatttggattttgtacagaaacttgaaCTATAGGAACCagctgtggtaacctaggtgaccatagtcaaactttttcatattttggcATAAATCCCATGGTTTGcacttgattttgttgtttaagtaTGAGTATAGGGtgagaagtgatgttttggcaccccatgatggaggaaagaaacaatgtttatgagatgagcaacttgggtgagataacatgttgtcaactttgacctttgctagctattttactgataacttttcccaccgacctccaaatgatgtgattctttttttatgagaaactagactcaaaaatctttccaatgactactaatttgtaatttttggacatctgagttggtaccgtttattctttcaagttagcgtttcatatattcttgccaactctgacctttgcttgttctttttctcataactttcttcaccgaactccaaatgagttgattcttgttttgttggaatctagactcaaagacctttcaaattatgccttggaaatcaagtttacaccttttttgacactatAATCGATCACAaggacattgtaaacgattaccacagtgTTTTTTCTGCAGATTAGCTCTGCACTTGTCCAACTTGGTCCCCTTAGTAAGAATGACTTATTCTccacttcttggggtcaccTCCCATCACTTACCACTCTCtaccaccactgaaacaccaacAACAAGTAAATACAAGTGGACTTGTGCCTGAAAGTAACAATTTTTGCCAATGATCACCCATGACACCAcaactgactacttcagttcaactttctgtacaaaacaattatttctctcatgtaatcgtttaccaggccaatgtaaacgattaccacaatGTTTTTTCTGTAGATTAGCCATGCACTTCTCCAACTTGGTCCCTTCAGTAAGAATGGCTTCTTCCccacttcttggggtcaccTCCCATCACCTACCACCCTCTACCACCAGTCAAACACCAACACCAAGTAAATACAAGTGGACTTGTGCTTTAAATTAACAGTTTTTGCCAATGATCACCCAGGACACCAcaactgactacttcagttcaactttctgtacaaaacagtGTTTTctctcgtgtaatcgtttacgaggccactgtaaacgattactaCAATGTTTTTTCTACAGATTAGCTCTGCACTTGTCCAACTTGGTTCCCTCAGTAAGAATGGCTTCTTCCccacttcttggggtcaccAAACATAACCTCCCAACCAGACCCTTAAATTCACTTGTATGGTTTTTTGGTCAACAAATTCCACAACTTATATTCATTTCTGAAACCATTGCCtacattttaaatacttattaatattctgcgttcttttttcaatataaCACCTTTATTCATTATAACACACACAacgtaaaaagaattaaattcatGACACCCAAACCGTTACCAGACTTCGAATCAGAAAAAAGATACAAGAATAGATGACACAACGACatagatgaaagaagtgaaggtCAAATCCCAGAACAAGGTAAAACGCAACTAGGGTTAGAACGACAGAGAAGATAGAAGTTAGATCAAGAGAGAAGATAGAAGGGATGAAA contains:
- the LOC108345050 gene encoding uncharacterized protein LOC108345050 isoform X2; protein product: MATPYMIHARCAYSPRICNRNNKSPSQQAPLASSCSSSSSASNSPFSLSSVSSSNTYTKTFTGIDGAGKRLADEVLQVVKKTRSLKRISFLSHSLGGLFARYAIAVLYSPDTYSRDQPGDLANNTTENLQEKKFSKGGLIAGLEPINFITLATPHLGVRGKKQLPFLLGVPILEKLAAPIAPFFVGQTGSQLFLTDGKPDKPPLLLRMASDCDDGKFLSALGTFRCRIIYANVSYDHMVGWRTSSIRRETELSKPPRQSLDGYKHVVDVEYCPPVPSDGSKFSPKAVQAKEAAQNAPNTQSTVAYHEIVEEEMIRGLQLLGWKKVDVSFHSAFWPLFAHNNIHVKNEWLHNAGVGVIAHVADSLKQQEASSVLSASL